One genomic window of Corticium candelabrum chromosome 9, ooCorCand1.1, whole genome shotgun sequence includes the following:
- the LOC134184377 gene encoding leucine-rich repeat-containing protein 45-like: protein MASFREKYSRLCRDNRVEPLHTILQQSWESCDDVGASSVKRRLDLSTMCLTVEQCAVLAKCLRNDDTFTDLKLTDCVLNDEGCKALCRGLKSNCHIRDLDLKGNNLRSGGAEALGNLLKHNNALRRLSLEWNCVGAFDGGVAYLAEGLAANGSLEKLDIRSNQVSHKGAEEIAAMLKKNATLKELDLRWNNCGVLGGRALLSALQQNKTLIQLDLTGNDVPNDIVKSIAVTLGRNVENQAMESQFHFQTTVLTREIKQLQQDSRIQISDLIEKLDHQKERFEQTSRSSQLKIGQLQESLAETSHEKELLESKYSMSEACVTVAEQKVKDLGDLVVRLKAEADDERREYKTELEKEKQRRVSIERCLSESVKASQEQEDDMNKQIQDLQIQLKKLNQHIVVLKSELEIAQQTNKHNLKESDEKLRQEEERHFKIVREMEKRHRAEEARLSEVQQSCEQTWQERFQQAESARFQKEQIILQLKTDHLDNKRRWDDETLRTVEQMKEAEKMRVRQLEEKILSVESDNRDLQSRVNNQASQVLELQSLVNSRDVEQRTLKRNLEESRKEADHRCLTIQAEVSRLQQSLDQRASQLEESRAHEKKLHENLAQLESEITVAVAQEKSKLLSKDTEIASLKEKLRKQALVFQQIREEEMRRAEQLQTAMERYLKSSNNSVIDPVFQ, encoded by the exons ATGGCTTCATTTCGGGAGAAATACTCGCGTTTATGCCGCGATAACCGCGTAGAGCCACTTCATACGATATTGCAACAATCATGGGAAAGTTGTGATGATGTCGGCGCCTCTTCTGTCAAGAGACGACTCGATCTGTCAACAATGTGCTTGACGGTTGAACAGTGTGCCGTGCTAGCAAAGTGCTTGAGGAATGACGACACATTTACCGATCTGAAATTGACAGATTGTGTATTGAATGACGAAGGCTGCAAGGCTTTGTGTCGCGGCTTGAAGTCGAATTGTCATATCCGGGATCTTGACTTGAAAGGAAATAACCTTCGCAGTGGAGGAGCAGAAGCTTTAGgaaatttattgaaacacaacaacGCTCTACGAAG ATTGTCATTGGAATGGAATTGTGTTGGTGCTTTTGATGGAGGAGTGGCTTATTTGGCTGAAGGATTGGCTGCTAATGGCAGCTTAGAGAAGCTGGACATACGAAGCAATCAGGTATCACACAAGGGAGCTGAGGAAATAGCTGCTATGTTGAAGAAGAATGCTACCTTAAAAGAACTTG ATTTACGATGGAATAATTGTGGTGTACTTGGAGGTCGTGCATTACTGTCTGCTCTTCAGCAGAACAAAACGCTCATTCAGCTTGACTTAACAGGAAACGATGTTCCCAACGACATTGTTAAATCTATTG CTGTCACTTTGGGGAGAAATGTGGAGAACCAAGCAATGGAATCTCAGTTCCACTTTCAAACAACAGTGCTTACACGAGAGATTAAACAGTTACAACAAGATAGTAGGATACAG ATTTCTGATCTAATTGAGAAGCTCGATCATCAAAAAGAACGGTTCGAGCAAACGAGTCG ATCATCTCAACTAAAGATTGGTCAGCTGCAGGAATCTTTAGCTGAAACGAGCCATGAGAAGGAATTACTGGAGTCAAA GTATAGTATGAGTGAGGCTTGTGTGACAGTAGCAGAGCAGAAAGTGAAAGACCTTGGTGATCTAGTGGTGAGGCTGAAGGCTGAGGCAGATGATGAGAGAAGAGAGTACAAAACTGAGCTTGAGAAAGAGAAGCAG AGAAGAGTTTCCATTGAGAGATGTCTTTCTGAGTCTGTGAAAGCAAGTCAGGAACAAGAAGACGATATGAACAAACAG ATTCAAGATCTACAAATTCAGTTAAAGAAGTTGAATCAACATATTGTTGTCCTGAAATCTGAACTGGAGATTgcacagcaaacaaacaagcataatCTAAAAGAATCTGATG AGAAACTTCGCCAAGAAGAAGAACGACACTTCAAGATTGTACGAGAGATGGAAAAACGACACAGAGCCGAG GAAGCTAGGCTGTCTGAGGTCCAGCAGTCCTGTGAACAGACGTGGCAAGAAAGATTTCAGCAAGCTGAAAGTGCACGGTTTCAAAAGGAACAG ATAATTTTACAATTGAAAACAGATCATCTTGATAATAAGAGACGCTGGGATGATGAGACTCTTCGGACAGTTGAACAGATGAAGGAGGCAGAG AAAATGAGGGTAAGACAGTTGGAAGAGAAAATTTTATCTGTGGAGTCAGACAATCGTGATCTGCAG TCACGCGTCAATAATCAGGCATCCCAAGTGCTTGAGCTGCAGTCACTGGTCAATAGTAGAGATGTGGAACAGAGAACTTTGAAAAGAAATTTGGAAGAAAGCAGAAAG GAAGCAGATCATAGATGTTTGACAATTCAGGCAGAAGTTTCACGACTCCAGCAATCTTTGGATCAGAGAGCAAGTCAACTAGAGGAATCACGTGCTCATGAGAAGAAATTACATGAAAATTTAGCACAACTTGAGTCAGAGATAACAG ttgCTGTAGCTCAAGAAAAGTCAAAACTATTGTCTAAAGACACCGAAATTGCCTCCCTGAAGGAAAAGCTTCGTAAGCAGGCTCTTGTCTTCCAACAAATTCGCGAGGAAGAAATGAGGCGGGCAGAACAATTACAAACAGCCATGGAACGGTACCTGAAGAGCAGCAATAACTCCGTTATTGACCCAGTCTTTCAATAG
- the LOC134184713 gene encoding uncharacterized protein LOC134184713 produces MATCTPRALVGAFVLTVWFWILRFLSRVAVIFPVRLFVFDAEAFISNIERKFGRKLSLAKNPIWIEGLRLAASKTNTECPESMLVGRWNRKAYVEWNILRPLLIAEAALARHPDISSVPISKPIFISGTGRNGSTLLQDIMCCYPSVRYLTIPDCMDIAPLDESREFDPVWRQERQELWRDNIEIHQRSIMNLGQNSHMISDKSPEECIVLLSKYLFWFPLLTFDGNCDGVEWSLSQPAFTRKAYEMYKQELKLLLYYDQKIDGIDPSTVQFVLKAPLHVVYHDVIRKVFPDAIIIRLHRDPVEVTASFCSMFTAIHKAYPTRHDHDPTHLGKMKLKWVLLACNRMVEEGVGEGMIDVRYLDFKKDPVGTSAKIAAAVGLEHNEDVEQKITTYLKERRRQPQGTNPHNPALYGLNPTAIRQDLSSYCEMFRV; encoded by the coding sequence ATGGCGACTTGTACACCACGTGCTCTAGTCGGAGCTTTTGTCTTGACGGTGTGGTTCTGGATTCTCCGTTTCCTTAGCAGAGTAGCCGTGATCTTCCCTGTTCGTCTATTTGTGTTTGATGCTGAGGCGTTCATATCTAACATTGAACGGAAATTCGGTAGAAAATTGTCACTAGCCAAGAATCCCATCTGGATTGAAGGTCTGCGTCTCGCCGCTTCCAAGACCAACACGGAATGTCCAGAATCAATGCTAGTTGGACGATGGAACCGAAAAGCGTATGTAGAGTGGAATATTTTGAGGCCACTTTTGATTGCAGAGGCAGCGCTTGCTCGACATCCTGACATCAGCAGCGTTCCAATATCTAAACCTATATTCATTTCAGGTACTGGTCGGAACGGTTCTACGTTACTACAGGACATCATGTGTTGCTATCCTAGTGTGCGCTACTTGACAATACCTGACTGTATGGACATTGCCCCATTAGATGAATCTCGAGAGTTTGATCCTGTTTGGCGACAGGAGAGGCAGGAACTATGGAGAGACAATATAGAAATACACCAGAGGAGCATTATGAATTTAGGCCAGAATAGTCACATGATATCAGACAAATCTCCGGAGGAATGTATTGTGCTGTTGTCCAAGTATCTCTTCTGGTTTCCTCTCTTGACATTTGATGGTAATTGTGATGGTGTGGAATGGTCATTGTCTCAGCCAGCCTTTACTCGCAAGGCATATGAGATGTACAAGCAAGAACTAAAGCTCCTATTATATTATGATCAAAAGATTGATGGGATTGATCCCAGTACTGTGCAGTTTGTCTTGAAAGCACCACTTCATGTAGTATATCATGATGTCATCAGAAAGGTTTTTCCAGATGCAATTATTATACGTTTGCACAGAGACCCTGTAGAGGTGACAGCCTCCTTCTGTTCAATGTTTACTGCTATACACAAAGCATATCCAACTAGACACGACCACGATCCCACACACCTTGGCAAGATGAAACTGAAGTGGGTATTGCTGGCTTGCAATCGAATGGTGGAAGAGGGTGTTGGAGAGGGGATGATCGATGTTAGATACTTGGATTTTAAGAAAGATCCTGTTGGAACGTCTGCTAAAATTGCAGCAGCAGTTGGTTTGGAGCATAATGAGGATGTGGAACAAAAGATAACAACTTATTTAAAAGAGAGACGTAGGCAACCGCAAGGAACAAATCCACACAACCCAGCTTTGTATGGCCTTAATCCAACTGCAATTCGTCAAGATCTTAGCAGCTACTGTGAGATGTTTAGAGTGTAA
- the LOC134184836 gene encoding uncharacterized protein LOC134184836, which translates to MSRSVKDLRELVCMSRLSMRHSADDEDPDSGRVSRTSIALTPVPDEGHLDNMLQYADATIISEYLERTFGVSESLCSWWNTDTHSVQFTEFWLHELKEESRNGLLHLECGIVKEQLSLAFTVGKESGRVTSEDMDVFFKSVLREYPRRLCTAQSGQYRLLDILYCVCSSDRDDSYRKLLTDVRCSTSNRQFAHWVLASRAFAIVSLCDSIVRFFCESSPSVLVRPRTAAGRRTKSPPLVSSVRPCTPSDAAGNRRSYTGSGILCEDETRTTSVYFDDDSKVYCRPSSSLSIASGAATSGHTQKSVVTDLQRAFQCTHLGCVETLTYLLKRKRVDAAATDEQHRTLLVASVVYGQQRVLAYLLTLADGPSVNQLASSGNMPLHIAARQGSVDMVQDLILAGAQIDCWNSEADGATPLHFAVMHDHVDVVQCLISSGANPSVRMGVPATTTPLSLARELGRLQICDILENVTENEK; encoded by the exons ATGTCTCGCAGCGTAAAGGATTTACGAGAGTTGGTTTGTATGTCACGCCTGTCTATGCGCCACTCCGCCGACGACGAGGACCCAGACAGTGGGCGTGTATCTCGCACCTCAATCGCTCTCACTCCTGTCCCCGACGAAGGCCACCTAGACAACATGCTCCAGTACGCAGACGCGACCATCATCAGTGAATATTTAGAACGCACGTTCGGTGTCAGCGAGTCGTTGTGCTCTTGGTGGAACACTGACACACATTCGGTGCAGTTCACAGAGTTCTGGCTGCACGAATTGAAGGAAGAGTCGAGAAATGGTTTACTGCACTTGGAGTGTGGCATCGTTAAAGAGCAGCTATCACTTGCATTTACGGTGGGAAAAGAGAGTGGGCGTGTCACTAGTGAGGATATGGATGTTTTCTTTAAATCCGTTCTACGCGAGTATCCGAGGAGATTGTGCACAGCACAGAGTGGTCAATATCGATTGCTGgatattttgtattgtgtgtgctCGTCAGACAGGGATGATTCGTATCGGAAACTTCTTACCGACGTTAGGTGTTCGACGTCGAACCGTCAGTTTGCTCACTGGGTGCTTGCGTCCAGAGCGTTTGCcattgtcagtttgtgtgacTCGATAGTCAGGTTCTTTTGCGAGTCGAGTCCTTCTGTTTTGGTCAGGCCAAGAACGGCAGCAGGGAGACGGACGAAATCGCCACCATTGGTGTCGTCTGTGAGGCCATGTACTCCGTCTGATGCAGCGGGAAATCGACGATCTTATACAGGGAGTGGAATTCTTTGTGAAGACGAGACGAGAACTACATCTGTGTATTTTGATGACGATTCCAAGGTTTACTGTCGACCATCGTCATCTTTATCGATTGCTTCTGGTGCTGCTACTTCGGGTCACACACAAAAGTCGGTTGTAACAGATTTACAACGTGCATTTCAGTGTACTCACTTGGGTTGTGTGGAAACACTGACATATTTGTTGAAGAGGAAACGAGTAGACGCTGCTGCCACTGATGAACAACACAGAACTTTGCTCGTTGCTTCTGTTGTTTATGGGCAACAACGAGTCTTGGCCTACCTACTGACACTTGCCGATGGACCGAGCGTTAATCAATTGGCTTCGTCCGGCAATATGCCACTGCACATAGCAGCGAGGCAGGGTAGCGTAGACATGGTGCAGGATCTCATACTGGCAGGTGCACAGATCGACTGTTGGAATTCGGAAGCAGACGGAGCCACTCCACTTCACTTTGCTGTCATGCATG ATCACGTGGACGTTGTTCAGTGTCTTATCAGCTCTGGTGCCAATCCGTCGGTACGGATGGGCGTTCCTGCCACCACAACTCCGCTGTCATTAGCACGAGAACTCGGTCGCTTGCAAATATGTGATATTCTAGAGAATGTGACTGAAAACGAGAAATGA